The region CATATTAATGAACTATGTGGTGAAAATATTAATTCACTcatctaaattttaattatatatttattatattattgacaaaaactgaataaatttaatttttttttataatttatccattttatttaaaaaattcattttcttcgctttaaaactttttctttattttaaaatctaaactTAAAAGAAATGATAAGTGCTCAAAAGGTAGAAGTGGCACAAGGCTTCTTATCTTGTTGACAGGCTGCCAGTACTATATCTgtattattggattttttttaattattaagactacgaaattaaataagaaatgtttcaaaaaataaaagatctgAAAATAAATGAGTAAACATAgggactattttttttaatgtgaataaaaaaatttaggcacttttcaataatttttgttatatttattcatggttcatgatttttttttttaatatttttcaaattaaccatgtcatcaataaaaacaatcaaaattccttcctctttaaaaaaaaataaaataaataaacaaaaactttattaaaaaataaaacaggtacaattaaaaacaagtaaaacacaAGAACACAAAAGACTAGACACAATCACCAGAGGTGAAGCGTATCtcatcaaacaaatcaacaaaaatacaaaaataaaaaaatcacttatttTTTGCACTAAGTTTAAACTACAAATAAATAGATTAGAAATACAGTAGCACATTAAAATGATAAACTAACAAATAGCccaatgttaaataaataaatatatatatatatatatattattcagcAATTACTCTCTTAAAGTTTGAGGGTATAATTTAGTCACGCATACACAAAAGCTAACCGTTGTGCGGATATGTGCAAGAAGCCCCTAATTTTGTTAGAAGGATTATGATTAAAGACAATATatgaggttttttttctttggatctTGCACTATCTAATTTCATGGCATTTTGATCCCgttttccaaaattaaaaataaatataaatatttttatttaaaaataaattactatcATGGTCTTTAATACTTATCTCATTTTATAGATttttgatggttccggtggggtgtgaagtgttaagtttactcaaaaactcactcaaatcataaacactcacacacaattaAAGCAAGATAAAAGAGACAAGCAAATTAATAACCCAGTTCGgtacaaccttgcctacatctggggggtcaggctcggagaaacaatccactaaaagaggtataagaacaaggagtacaacactcacttaCTCACTCAATacaaactaaatctttgtgtcttcaaatagcttcataccaagtttaacttgtgtcttctaatagcttcacataatctttatgatcttgaactcttgccaataatagaatattcctctctcttcaaatagatctttctaaaaatgaGCTCTATTAAAGATATGAataatcatcccggatcttaccaaggatagataatcacatcaaaaataaaacttgtctTTCTAGAAAAGACcctatagtcttgatgcactttctaaaaatagtttatcatcacatgattatattgagagaaatatcttcaatatagatcttaatcaaatctTCACTTTGATCTCCATTAAATGTCATGATAACatcttttgccacatcatcatcctagtcattttttcttttgatgagtcaccacatgtcacgtcatcatcctcttgccatgtcaccacttGGCTTATCATGTAATGTCAATCCTACGTCATCAaacttaacaatttttttaattatttttatcatttatgaaaatttgtgaagtattaaatattatttttcaaatttattgtaaTTCTACAACTTCTACTAAATTATATTCAAgtaaatattgtttaaaacatattttaaataataataatattttaaatttaatatatattttataaattttactccctccgtttttttatctatcattttctaatatcaaaaaatacttattatttttttttcaaaattacccgtAGCACTCTATTTCTTGttagaattaaatataagagtgaagaaatatggagatataaattaaggataattttgaaataataactaattttatatacaattttgtaaaataactaagtttttcatataatgataactattttttcaatttatataaattatttaaaattaataaataaaaagaacccGAGCGAATatacttttaatttcatataaagaCAGATATATTAATTTCTAGTGGAGTCGtgtggcattttttttttttattatgacaGATAAATTAACTTCTAGTAGAGCCGTAGAGGCCGTGTGCCACACGCTCTCCTGCCAAATAAAGGGTTCATAttgaaagtaaataaaaaccaaGTCAAAATTAATGATAACTTGTATACCCATGCTACCCGTTACACTCTtccaatcttcttcttcttcttcttcttcttcctcttcaacatccttttttttttataaagtgtaCTATCAAATACACGTACAATGTAACCTGACCTAACCCAACCAAGACTTTCTCTACAATCAAATGAACCAACAAAGTTAACCTCAACCCATCTCCTCCTCTCTATAAATAACACCATCATTGTGCTTTCCCAAGCACCATCACAGCAACAAAATGGCTTCAATGCTCATGTTAATCTTAGTGCTCTTTGGAGCCACTTTGGCTGGGTTCTCAGATGCTCAGCCAACACCAGTCTCTGGTCTTTCCTACACTTTCTACAAGTCCACCTGCCCAAAACTAGAGTCCATTATAAGAAATCAACTCAAAAAGGATTTCAACAGTAATATAAGCCTTGCTGCTGGCCTTCTCCGGCTTCATTTCCATGACTGTTTTGTTCAGGCAAGACTTGGTTTGcagttatttcttttatatatgcaCACAAATTAAAgtgtttaatttaatgttttttgttgggtttttttttctccgGTGGTGGTGTAGGGATGTGATGCGTCGGTGTTGTTGGACGGGTCGGCGAGTGGGCCGAGTGAGCAGGAGGCGCCACCGAACCTGACGTTGCAGCAGGCGGCGTTCAAGGCTATCAATGATCTGCGCGCGTTGATCGATGCGCAGTGTGGGCAGGTTGTTTCTTGTGCTGATGTTGTCGCTATCGCTGCGCGTGACTCTGTTGCTCTGGTAAATATCTTAGCAAACTCATTTatggtgttttttttataataataataataataataataaatgagaaatattttttttatatatgaatataaataatattgaacaGTACTGAAATCTGGATATACAGCATATGtacaatatgaaaataatataagaattttgggtgaatataaatgataaacagtactgtcaaaaaaaaaaattgaactcattattttttttttatattttgatgttataCCAGTAGGCTATGTAATGGTTGACCTAACTCATTCATGTTGTTGTTGAGGTTttaaggttttgtttttatttttatttttattttttatttttaagtggGTGGTTTGGTTTCGTTAACTGTGGTTGATTTGATTTCAATGACATTGATAACTAATTTCATAAGATGGTTGAGAGTGATTTTTATTGACTTTTGattattggttttgttttggacttggattatttgttaaaatgatttttgtggTGATTAATTTTTGAACTATTTAGCCAgctgataagaaaaaaataacatgagttCATTTAAGGTGCTTGAGAAAGAGATGCATATGGGAGGTtgtgatttatgttttttttttaaaaaaaaattattcttcttaaacatataaattttgaggatttataaatagatatgtgtctaagtattttttatttgaaaaaaattttacagggtatgcaataaaaaaaaaagtccttttattaaatgaatgtttagctttaagaaaagaagcgaTCTTGCCGATTTGAAATGTCTTTTTAAtgtaactgtttttttttttttctgaataatTTTGTCTGTTTTGTCAGCATGTTAATTGATGCTGATAGTcatacaatataaatatttaaaatcaaaaccatgatcaactaaaaataatattttagtgacactcaaaaaaattattttagtgacacttaaaaaaaatattttatataatgaaactaatatataatgaaaaaaatacttcagcaactttttaatttattagtattatttttaacatgtgCTTGTAAGGACCAGtgacaataaaataaagacatacatataaattaaaaaccttattcgttttttttgaaaaaaaattgtattacttAAACAAACGCAAACTTCTACTTTTATTGTTAGTAAGTATATAGAAAcagtatattttatataattatatatatatatatgtaattatataaaatatactgTTTTATATCAAAGTAAAACGAATGAAATAACAAGTTAATCACTCCTTCCCATGGTTTTTATTTGTTCTATTCTAGaggttttgtttgatttattttatttattcattttgataatttatgaaatagtaaatataatttttttaaaatttatcttttatatttaattaattacataatattCCATAAATTATATTCAGCTTTACATATATCGATTCATATcgaatattaaaataattttttttataaaatttaaattactaattcatttcaatattttttaaatttatataaattaattaaaatgataaagTGCAAAATAAAACAGAGGACTGAGAAATCAATTAATGCCGGTACCTCTTTTTATGGCACCACATGTCGCTGGAATTGTCCTAATCCAACATCTATTAATGTCTATTGAATGTGTTGATCGTAGTCGCCAGCCAACCGCTACCAAACCATGCATATACACATGTTCTTATAATCTTATCCATAAGAACGTCTttacaaactatatatattgttaatgaTTTAATAGCTCCATTTACTAACTCCACTTGCTTCATATTTAACTATGTCTAACTTTAATGAACACCTTTTTCTTTAAGAGTACAACGTATATCTTATTAAGAGGACAATgtattagttgattttttttttttaaaacgaaATATTTACCAACCATTTGTGTGTACAGTTTTAgggttatattttaatatatctgTACTTTcactttttatgttttaaattttaaatttatttttttaattataaataataaatatcctaCCTAGAACATAGTACTAATAAACCAAAACGTTGACAGGATTAGTTGAGacatcataatttattatttaagattTTACAATTAGTATTACTTCAAATAAGACTTTTTCGTTCATTTACATCTTGAAAATAGACGATTTTCggtataataaaatttaaattgcaaTATATTTTTAGAACCTCCTGTTCatctattttcttcattttgtgtaataaaataatattaatttaattatacatatgtacatgcaaaaaaaacataataataatgaaagttCTGGCAAAACTTCATAAACCTGGAGAGAAGAAAACATTTAAtgatctaattttattttcattttttctccaccattttgtttcatttatagataaaaatatatatatatatatatataattataatatattttttccattaatacaaataaagaCATCTTTAATATAACATGAGCTCATTGATTTGGCACAGTCTGGTGGACCGGACTACAAAGTCCCACTCGGCCGGCGAGACAGCCTCAACTTCGCCACCCAAAACGCCACCAGCGCCAGCCTCCCTCCTCCGACCTCCAACGTCAGCTTCCTCATCACCACTCTCAACAAGATCAACCTCACCGTCACCGACCTCGTCACCCTCTCCGGCGGTCACACCATTGGCCGTGCCCACTGCACCTCCTTCACCAACCGTCTCTACCCAACTCAAGACACTAACATGGACAAGACCTTCGCCAACAACCTCAAACTCACTTGCCCGGCCGCCAACACCACCAACACCACCGTCAACGACATCCGTACACCAAACACATTTGATAACAAGTACTACGTTGACCTTATGAACAGACAAGGCCTCTTCACGTCTGATCAGGGACTCTACTCTGATTCCAGGACTAAGTCCCTTGTTCTTAAATTTGCTCTTAATCAGACACAGTTCTTTGAGCAGTTTGCTTTGTCAATGGTGAAGATGGGCCAGCTCAGTGTGCTCACTGGATCTCAGGGTGAGATCAGGACTAACTGCTCTGCACGTAACTCTGGCTCTGGTTTGTGGTCTGTGCTTGAGCCATTGGTTGAGACTGCTTCTACTTTTTAGTTTCTGCAAACTGTTTGTCTGTTTGTTAGACACTTGTTGcttgatattaataataagtGGTTGATCGAAGAGGTGCATCAGTGCATTGTGTAGTACTCTGTAGTGGGATTGCTTTGTTTGTATACAATATATGTATCCCtgcattatatatatgatatcatgTGAATAAAGGTTGTCCATACTCTACCGGGAATGAGATTGAACCTTctctaatttttagttttttattttttttttaatttttgcataaagtgtataaaccacagatttattaaaagagagagaaagtaacaaaaacaccaaatacagaagaaaaattaaaacacaagacataagaaaatataaaagactGTTTTCCTCACCAGGatgagaaaaacaaatcaaaactgaaagaaaaaacagaaaagacaaagagaaaaaatataacaaaccgGGCCGGTGAATGCAACCATCAGGAGACACAAGCCTGTCCAGCAACAACGAGAGTGGATTACTCTTGACTAGAAGTGTGCACCGAATCACCAGCGGAATCGGTTGATCTAGAGCTCAGAAAATTAAGAGAGCTAGTAGATAAACTTTCACATCAGTTGAAAtgtttagataaataaaaataggtaGCTAGTAGACATAATTTTAACTACTTGAGCTCAGGAATGTCTAGGTTCTCTGGCATATATTGCACCGCGCGTTGGCTCCCTGGATGAAGAGTTCTCTTTAATGATACTTTAATATTTGGTAGGAGTAGGACAGGACTTTATTGCTGcatagtaaaaatgaaaaagaaaaagtatataTGAGTTACATCCATCTAACCTTGAAATGACATGGACAATAAGGTGTGGCAAGGGTGAACCGGCATTTTTTACTAGACTAAAAGACACCTTTGttaatttaaatgattaaatttttgcTTTAAAACCTCAAGAAAATGTCTTAGTTGGTTAAAGTGTGGTCACCTTGGCCCCTTAATTTATTCTTGACGTAATATTTGTGACAGTGATTAATTCGGTGTCTATTTATGCATGTCATGTCCGAAGTCTTGTCCAATCACATTCCGAAGACActcaatttgcattttttttctctctctctttttataaAACAGACATCATACCATCAaaagtttttaatgttaatctgtttattttacatttaaacttaaattatatatttattcattctTATCATGTTCTGCGCTaatttatgatgattttttcattatatttaaacaacCAGAACACTGTCTTTTCTAGCAAgttgttaaaattaaaaaaaaaaaatgtatcatAACATGTTAATTAATCTTACAAAACTATATTATTCAAcagggtaaaaaaatatataaatcaaacaaaaactatattattcatataaaaGACACGAGTGTTAACTTGGTAGACGCGCGTGTTCTCTTGCAAGACACGGCTACCAAATAAAGTAACGATGTTTAAGTTTGGGAACACCAAGTCAAAGATTAATAACACCATGATCAACTATACTATCTTCTTCaccttttaaacaaaaacattgaagacatataaaattaatagcACGTCAGCACCCCCACCTACTCCAACAAATTAAGAAGATTTAACCTTCtcattttctataaataacacCACCCTGTGTTCTCTCTAGCACTATAACAACAATGGCTTCAATGCTTATGTGCTTCTTGGTGTTCTTTGGAGCCACTTTGGCTGCAGGGTTCTCAGATGCCCAGCCAAAACCAGTCCCTGGCCTTTCCTACACTTTCTACAAATCCACCTGCCCAAAACTAGAGTCCATTATAAGCAAACAACTGAAAAAAGAGTTCAAGAAGGACATAGGCCTTGCTGCCGGTCTTCTTCGTCTTCACTTTCATGATTGTTTTGTTCAGGTGTGACACTAACAAACACAGTGCTTAATTGGTTTGCAGTTATTTTATGCATGTAAATTCAAAGTGTTTGATTTATTAATGTTGAGTTTAATTGGGTTTTGAGTGCAGGGATGTGACGCGTCGGTGCTGTTGGACGGGTCAGCGAGCGGGCCAAGCGAGCAGGATGCGCTGCCCAACCTGACGCTGCGCCCGGCCGCGTTTAAGGCTATTAATGATCT is a window of Dioscorea cayenensis subsp. rotundata cultivar TDr96_F1 chromosome 5, TDr96_F1_v2_PseudoChromosome.rev07_lg8_w22 25.fasta, whole genome shotgun sequence DNA encoding:
- the LOC120262400 gene encoding peroxidase 12-like — translated: MASMLMLILVLFGATLAGFSDAQPTPVSGLSYTFYKSTCPKLESIIRNQLKKDFNSNISLAAGLLRLHFHDCFVQGCDASVLLDGSASGPSEQEAPPNLTLQQAAFKAINDLRALIDAQCGQVVSCADVVAIAARDSVALSGGPDYKVPLGRRDSLNFATQNATSASLPPPTSNVSFLITTLNKINLTVTDLVTLSGGHTIGRAHCTSFTNRLYPTQDTNMDKTFANNLKLTCPAANTTNTTVNDIRTPNTFDNKYYVDLMNRQGLFTSDQGLYSDSRTKSLVLKFALNQTQFFEQFALSMVKMGQLSVLTGSQGEIRTNCSARNSGSGLWSVLEPLVETASTF